One Nocardioidaceae bacterium SCSIO 66511 genomic window carries:
- a CDS encoding ComEA family DNA-binding protein, protein MRRRPDRTTSDRNAAALRRLAIIGAQLADDRGDGGPDAPPEMGDGGGVPRPLPEAGPHLGSSAPPRSPLLGDVHDRLPASVQSRLGGAGLTAHHVVVVTAVIAVFVALGAWWFVSSRPSEVTPVSQVETSGPPAGESSTGPATGGDDASAAPTDAAASPAGGKVVVDVTGKVRDPGIVSLRTGSRVADAIKAAGGTVGNRVDLSTVNLARVLVDGEQIIVGMPAVEGAAPPVDGTTTPDTAPTTTVNLNTATLEQLDTLPGVGPVTGQAILDWRTEHGQFGSVDELLEVDGIGEVTLEELRELVTV, encoded by the coding sequence ATGCGCAGAAGACCTGACCGTACGACGAGCGACCGCAACGCAGCTGCGTTGCGGCGGCTCGCGATCATCGGTGCACAGCTGGCCGACGACCGAGGCGACGGCGGGCCCGACGCGCCTCCTGAGATGGGCGACGGTGGAGGGGTTCCCCGCCCCCTGCCGGAGGCCGGCCCCCATCTCGGGTCGTCAGCCCCTCCCCGGTCCCCCCTACTGGGCGATGTGCACGATCGGCTGCCGGCGTCGGTTCAGTCCCGGCTCGGCGGTGCGGGGCTGACGGCCCACCATGTCGTCGTCGTGACGGCTGTGATCGCGGTGTTCGTCGCTCTCGGCGCCTGGTGGTTCGTCTCGTCCCGACCCAGCGAGGTCACTCCGGTTTCGCAGGTCGAGACGTCCGGTCCGCCGGCCGGCGAGTCGTCAACCGGCCCGGCGACCGGCGGTGATGACGCCAGTGCGGCGCCAACGGATGCCGCTGCGTCGCCTGCTGGCGGCAAGGTCGTGGTCGACGTGACAGGCAAAGTGCGCGACCCGGGCATCGTCTCGTTACGCACGGGCTCTCGCGTGGCGGATGCGATCAAGGCTGCCGGCGGCACGGTCGGCAACCGAGTCGACCTGAGCACAGTCAACCTGGCGCGTGTGCTCGTCGACGGGGAGCAGATCATCGTCGGCATGCCGGCGGTCGAGGGCGCCGCGCCGCCGGTCGACGGTACGACGACCCCGGACACAGCGCCCACGACGACGGTCAACCTGAACACCGCGACGCTCGAGCAGCTAGACACTCTTCCGGGTGTCGGGCCCGTGACCGGGCAGGCGATTCTCGACTGGCGCACCGAGCACGGCCAGTTCGGCTCGGTCGATGAGTTGCTCGAGGTCGACGGAATCGGGGAGGTGACGCTCGAGGAGCTACGTGAGCTGGTGACCGTGTGA
- a CDS encoding NAD(P)-dependent oxidoreductase has translation MKVAVLGTGIMGAAAARSLLRADLTVHVWNRSVAKAQPLAVDGATVAASVRDAVRGADVVLVCVFDTDAVLDVLTEMRESVGDAVVLQASTIGIEGTRRAAETAAEHGITLVDAPVLGTKQPAEQGMLTTLVSGDPAAIERATPVLDAIGARTIRVGDRVGRASALKLVVNSWVGTLTAGLGQSIAFAEHLDVDPALFLEVLAGGATDTPYAHLKGAAMIEHSYPTSFSVDGVVKDVGLMRAAAEEVGVADTILAAVEQVFMTTASNGLGSDDMAAVREAF, from the coding sequence ATGAAGGTGGCAGTACTCGGTACCGGGATCATGGGCGCGGCCGCCGCCCGGAGTCTGCTCCGCGCCGATCTCACGGTGCATGTCTGGAACCGCTCGGTCGCGAAGGCCCAGCCGCTGGCTGTCGACGGTGCGACGGTCGCTGCAAGCGTGCGGGATGCCGTACGCGGCGCAGATGTCGTACTGGTCTGCGTCTTCGACACCGACGCTGTTCTCGACGTACTGACCGAGATGCGGGAGTCGGTCGGCGATGCCGTCGTGCTCCAGGCATCCACCATCGGCATCGAGGGCACCCGCCGTGCTGCCGAGACTGCGGCCGAACATGGGATAACGCTTGTCGACGCTCCCGTGCTCGGCACGAAGCAGCCGGCCGAACAGGGCATGCTCACGACCCTCGTATCGGGCGATCCGGCCGCGATCGAGCGCGCTACGCCGGTGCTCGATGCGATCGGAGCAAGGACGATCCGCGTGGGCGACCGGGTCGGTCGGGCCAGCGCCCTCAAACTCGTCGTCAACTCATGGGTCGGCACGCTCACTGCAGGACTGGGCCAGTCGATCGCATTCGCCGAACATCTCGATGTCGACCCGGCGTTGTTTCTCGAGGTTCTCGCCGGCGGCGCGACGGATACGCCGTACGCCCACCTCAAAGGCGCAGCGATGATCGAGCATTCATACCCGACGTCCTTCTCGGTCGACGGTGTCGTCAAGGACGTCGGCCTGATGCGCGCCGCGGCCGAAGAGGTCGGTGTCGCCGACACCATCCTCGCTGCAGTCGAGCAGGTGTTCATGACAACGGCGAGCAACGGACTCGGCAGTGACGACATGGCCGCAGTGCGCGAAGCGTTCTAG
- a CDS encoding DegV family protein, with amino-acid sequence MSDRIALVTDSASSLPADLAERYDVRVVPLQVVVGDDCLTEGVDIAPGDVASALETHRSVSTSRPAPEVFSRTYAELADDGVSQILSIHLSSEVSGTFESAQIAGRTARVPVHCVDSRQVGMGIGFAALTAAELLADDAPIEKAIAAAKTRGDATASYFYVDTLEYLRRGGRVSTLGALVGSALAMKPLLSIDDGRIGPLEKVRTSARALNRLQELAVTYARRTGGTFDVAVQHLAAEDRANDVAEALQEELDLDQVRVLEVGAAVGAHVGPGMVAVVVAPRL; translated from the coding sequence ATGTCCGATCGGATCGCGCTCGTCACAGACTCGGCGTCGTCACTGCCTGCCGACCTCGCGGAGCGTTACGACGTGCGGGTCGTACCGCTTCAGGTCGTTGTCGGCGACGACTGCCTGACCGAGGGCGTCGACATCGCTCCGGGCGACGTCGCATCGGCCCTCGAGACGCACCGATCGGTCAGCACGTCTCGTCCCGCCCCCGAGGTGTTCTCCCGCACGTACGCCGAGCTGGCCGACGACGGCGTGTCGCAGATTCTGTCGATCCATCTCAGCTCGGAGGTCTCGGGTACGTTCGAGTCGGCGCAGATCGCCGGACGTACGGCGCGGGTTCCCGTGCACTGTGTCGACAGTCGTCAGGTCGGCATGGGCATCGGCTTCGCCGCGCTGACCGCCGCCGAGCTGCTCGCTGACGATGCACCGATCGAGAAGGCGATCGCCGCAGCCAAGACCCGCGGCGACGCGACCGCGTCGTACTTCTACGTCGACACCCTCGAGTACCTGCGCCGGGGCGGGCGGGTGAGCACCCTCGGCGCGCTCGTCGGCTCTGCGCTGGCCATGAAGCCGCTGTTGTCCATCGATGACGGACGCATCGGCCCGCTGGAGAAGGTCCGTACGTCCGCTCGGGCCCTCAACCGACTGCAGGAGCTGGCCGTCACGTACGCCCGGCGTACCGGCGGCACCTTCGATGTCGCTGTGCAGCATCTCGCCGCCGAAGACCGCGCGAACGACGTCGCCGAGGCTCTGCAGGAGGAACTCGACCTCGATCAGGTACGCGTACTCGAGGTCGGCGCTGCCGTAGGCGCACACGTCGGCCCGGGGATGGTCGCGGTCGTCGTCGCCCCGAGGTTGTGA
- a CDS encoding PH domain-containing protein, with translation MSDLFTPPAAEWKRVSIRLRDVHRFGIVVPCVVIAVIATVVAHVLLGWWWLTALLAVAIVVGAVWGWIWAARHQASWGYAENAEDLYVTSGIMWRRLVSVPYGRMQYVDVQAGPVARRLGIARITLHTASPETAATIPGLPADEAQRLRDRLTELGEAHGAGL, from the coding sequence ATGTCTGACCTCTTCACCCCGCCGGCAGCTGAGTGGAAACGCGTCTCGATCCGGCTGCGCGACGTGCACCGATTCGGCATCGTCGTGCCGTGCGTCGTCATCGCAGTCATTGCCACCGTCGTCGCACACGTACTCCTCGGCTGGTGGTGGCTGACGGCCTTGCTCGCCGTGGCCATCGTCGTCGGCGCCGTGTGGGGCTGGATCTGGGCCGCGCGCCATCAGGCCTCGTGGGGCTACGCCGAAAACGCCGAGGACCTCTACGTCACGAGCGGGATCATGTGGCGTCGGCTCGTCTCGGTTCCCTACGGTCGGATGCAGTACGTCGACGTGCAGGCGGGCCCCGTCGCCAGGCGTCTTGGCATCGCCCGGATCACCTTGCACACCGCGAGCCCGGAGACTGCGGCGACGATCCCCGGCCTACCGGCGGATGAAGCGCAGCGGCTGCGTGATCGGCTCACCGAGCTGGGCGAGGCGCATGGCGCAGGTCTCTGA
- a CDS encoding PH domain-containing protein: MAQVSDSQPDSSQSSGARRSHPATPLVRAWLWLLAAAAWGASSMVRGEESITVVGVVLLAAVVLGLTAGYVTWAFTYFVIDGTELRIDSGVFVKRSRRMPYERIQSIDIAQPFGARILGLAELRIEMAGGEESRTELRFFPLEEARTLRATLLGRASGETDEAPVPTAPAHPADRLIADVPIGRLIVAGILTSDFVAAIAISGALLIAVIANAAATAVFGRDGFVATSIPVLLALGGWLYTLVRSRLFEQWGFRLSYAANGLHVERGLFNHISQTVPLDRVQGVVVEQPLLWRPFGWYRVRVDTAGYTRGGDVEGDDATSTLLPVGDFGVVRTVFASVLPGVDPSAVPLRVAPARSAWFAPIGWRFRRIGYDERAIVMTRGWITHRIDVVPHAKTQSVRVVQGPLQRRLQLSDLIVDTTKGPVDAHAPSRDAAEVRAIAMSQLDRARVARRA; encoded by the coding sequence ATGGCGCAGGTCTCTGACTCTCAGCCGGACTCGAGTCAAAGCTCCGGAGCGCGCCGCAGCCATCCCGCCACTCCCCTGGTACGCGCCTGGCTCTGGCTGCTTGCGGCCGCGGCCTGGGGCGCGAGCTCGATGGTGCGCGGCGAGGAGTCGATAACGGTCGTCGGTGTCGTCCTCCTCGCAGCGGTCGTGCTCGGTCTGACCGCGGGGTATGTCACCTGGGCATTCACCTACTTCGTGATCGACGGCACCGAGCTGCGCATCGACAGCGGTGTCTTCGTGAAGCGGTCACGACGGATGCCGTACGAACGCATCCAGTCGATCGACATCGCGCAACCGTTCGGAGCACGAATCCTCGGGCTCGCCGAGCTACGCATCGAGATGGCCGGCGGCGAGGAGTCGCGTACGGAGCTGCGGTTCTTCCCGCTCGAAGAGGCGCGTACGCTGCGGGCGACTCTCCTCGGCCGCGCGTCCGGCGAGACCGACGAGGCGCCCGTCCCGACAGCACCCGCGCATCCCGCCGATCGGCTGATCGCCGACGTGCCCATCGGCAGGCTGATCGTCGCCGGCATCCTCACCAGCGACTTCGTCGCAGCGATCGCGATCAGCGGTGCGTTGCTCATCGCCGTGATCGCCAACGCGGCCGCGACTGCGGTGTTCGGCAGGGACGGGTTCGTCGCGACCTCCATCCCGGTCCTGCTCGCGCTCGGCGGCTGGCTGTACACACTCGTCCGCTCCCGGCTGTTCGAGCAGTGGGGCTTCCGGCTCTCGTACGCAGCGAACGGACTCCACGTCGAGCGCGGTCTGTTCAACCACATCTCGCAGACCGTTCCGCTCGACCGCGTCCAAGGTGTCGTCGTGGAGCAACCCCTGCTGTGGCGGCCGTTCGGCTGGTACCGCGTCCGCGTCGACACCGCCGGCTACACCCGGGGCGGCGACGTCGAGGGCGACGACGCCACCTCGACCCTGCTTCCGGTCGGCGATTTCGGCGTGGTCCGCACAGTGTTCGCGTCGGTGCTTCCGGGCGTCGATCCGTCTGCCGTGCCGTTGCGGGTCGCGCCCGCACGGTCCGCGTGGTTCGCCCCGATCGGCTGGAGGTTCCGGCGCATCGGGTACGACGAGCGCGCGATCGTCATGACGCGAGGCTGGATCACGCACCGCATCGATGTCGTACCCCACGCGAAGACGCAGTCGGTACGCGTGGTGCAGGGGCCCCTCCAGCGACGACTTCAACTCAGCGATCTCATCGTCGACACGACCAAGGGTCCCGTCGACGCCCACGCGCCCAGCCGCGACGCCGCGGAGGTACGCGCGATCGCGATGTCACAGCTCGACCGGGCACGGGTCGCGCGTCGCGCGTAG
- the dusB gene encoding tRNA dihydrouridine synthase DusB, which yields MDPMTATETVAKGLRLGDLEIPTPVVLAPMAGVTNAAFRKLCSEHGAGLYVCEMITSRGIVEGDRTSLSMLVFDEAEKVRSVQLYGIDPVYIGKAVEILCGDHGVDHVDLNFGCPVPKVTRKGGGAALPWKSTLLGDILESAVRAAAPYGVPVTMKTRKGIDDDHLTYLDAGRIAQESGCAAIALHGRTAAQHYSGTADWESIASLVEHVEIPVLGNGDIWEASDAMRMVDETGCAGVVVGRGCLGRPWLFRDLAAGFAGEHVQELPKLGEVRAMMRRHAELLSGYLGEERGCVEFRKHVSWYLKGFGAGGRLRNSLGKVSSLAALDELLGDLDPDEPYPVGELGRPRGRQGSPRKVTVPDGWLDSREVDGIDPEAEDGTSGG from the coding sequence ATGGACCCCATGACCGCTACGGAGACCGTCGCCAAGGGCCTACGGCTCGGCGACCTCGAGATCCCGACACCGGTCGTGCTCGCACCGATGGCAGGCGTCACGAACGCGGCGTTCCGCAAGCTGTGCAGCGAGCACGGCGCGGGGCTGTACGTATGCGAGATGATCACCTCGCGCGGCATCGTCGAAGGCGACCGCACCAGCTTGTCGATGCTCGTGTTCGACGAGGCCGAGAAGGTGCGTTCGGTCCAGCTGTACGGCATCGACCCCGTCTACATCGGCAAGGCCGTCGAGATCCTGTGCGGCGACCACGGTGTCGACCACGTCGACCTGAACTTCGGATGCCCCGTGCCCAAGGTCACCCGTAAGGGCGGTGGCGCCGCGCTTCCGTGGAAGTCGACTCTGCTCGGCGACATCCTCGAGTCCGCCGTACGCGCGGCCGCGCCGTACGGCGTGCCTGTCACGATGAAGACCCGAAAGGGCATCGACGACGACCACCTGACGTACCTCGACGCCGGTCGCATCGCGCAGGAGTCAGGCTGCGCGGCGATCGCGCTGCACGGGCGTACGGCGGCGCAGCACTACTCGGGCACCGCCGACTGGGAGTCGATCGCGTCGCTCGTCGAACACGTCGAGATCCCCGTGCTCGGCAACGGCGACATCTGGGAGGCATCCGATGCGATGCGCATGGTCGACGAGACGGGATGCGCGGGCGTTGTCGTCGGCCGCGGGTGTCTCGGCCGGCCATGGTTGTTCCGCGACCTCGCTGCCGGCTTCGCCGGAGAGCACGTTCAGGAGCTGCCGAAACTCGGCGAGGTACGCGCGATGATGCGCCGTCATGCCGAGCTGCTGAGCGGCTACCTCGGCGAGGAGCGCGGCTGTGTCGAGTTCCGTAAGCACGTCTCTTGGTATCTGAAGGGGTTCGGCGCGGGCGGGCGGCTTCGCAACAGCCTCGGCAAGGTGTCGTCGTTGGCCGCGCTCGATGAGCTCCTCGGCGACCTCGATCCCGATGAGCCCTACCCCGTCGGCGAGCTCGGGCGTCCGCGCGGGCGGCAGGGGAGCCCGCGCAAGGTGACAGTGCCCGACGGCTGGCTCGACTCCCGCGAGGTCGACGGCATCGACCCGGAGGCCGAGGACGGTACGTCGGGCGGCTGA
- a CDS encoding response regulator transcription factor, with translation MNDTPIRLLLADDQALVRGALAALLDLEPDLSVVVEVSRGDEVVPAAREEHPDVALLDVEMPGLDGVAAARELLAAVPGCRVLMVTTFGRPGYLQAAMAAGASGFVVKDTPARQLADAVRRVHSGLRVVDPQLAADSLAQGATPLTERETDVLRAAEDGGTVADIARALHLSEGTVRNYLSSAIGKTGARTRAEAVRVAAENGWLLR, from the coding sequence ATGAACGACACCCCCATCCGGCTGTTGCTGGCCGACGATCAGGCGCTCGTACGTGGCGCGCTGGCCGCTCTCCTTGACCTCGAACCCGACCTGAGCGTCGTGGTCGAGGTATCCCGCGGTGACGAGGTCGTGCCGGCTGCCCGTGAGGAGCACCCGGACGTCGCGCTGCTGGACGTCGAGATGCCTGGTCTCGACGGCGTCGCTGCGGCCCGAGAGCTACTCGCAGCCGTGCCGGGATGCCGAGTGCTGATGGTGACGACGTTCGGTCGACCTGGGTATCTGCAAGCGGCGATGGCCGCAGGTGCGAGCGGGTTCGTGGTCAAGGACACGCCGGCCCGTCAGCTCGCCGACGCCGTACGCCGGGTGCACTCGGGCCTCCGCGTCGTCGATCCGCAGCTGGCCGCCGACTCGCTCGCCCAAGGCGCGACGCCGCTGACGGAGCGCGAGACGGACGTGCTCCGCGCCGCAGAGGACGGAGGCACGGTCGCCGACATCGCGCGTGCGCTGCATCTGTCGGAGGGGACCGTACGCAACTACCTGTCGAGCGCCATCGGCAAGACCGGTGCACGTACTCGTGCCGAGGCCGTACGTGTCGCCGCCGAGAACGGCTGGCTCCTGCGGTGA
- a CDS encoding sensor histidine kinase: MTPALKPDLDRRPPAFRWLAIGVWFVYLAPLADRLLNDADGWRQALGLLALAAFVVVYLVALGGRRNFRTDPADAAELVTRWAYVAGMLVCTVAMIPGGGDEALTSLVFVTAASMGALPVRQGWAVLLTLFVVTEASGRLVDGWSEEGTGLAIVLAGCAVWGFRMAFLRQRRLVEAERELSALALEEERTRIARDLHDILGHSLTVISVKTELAERLLDADPARTRAELVDLERLARDALADVRSTAAGLRGVSLPGEIAAARDALESAGIEADLPTVADEVPSRWRELFAWTIRESVTNVIRHSGARRCRVLLTPRSVTIEDDGVGVDTMPSEGRGLLGLRERTRLAGATLTTGPAESGVGFAVRVEVAG, encoded by the coding sequence GTGACACCCGCACTGAAGCCGGACCTCGATCGTCGTCCACCGGCATTCCGGTGGCTTGCCATCGGGGTCTGGTTCGTGTACCTGGCTCCGCTCGCTGATCGGCTGCTGAATGATGCCGACGGCTGGCGCCAAGCGCTCGGGTTGCTGGCTCTTGCCGCATTCGTGGTCGTCTATCTCGTCGCGCTCGGCGGGAGGCGGAACTTTCGCACCGACCCGGCCGATGCGGCGGAGCTGGTGACCCGTTGGGCGTACGTCGCCGGAATGCTCGTCTGCACGGTCGCGATGATCCCCGGCGGCGGCGACGAGGCGTTGACGAGCCTGGTCTTCGTGACCGCCGCTTCGATGGGCGCACTGCCGGTACGCCAGGGTTGGGCCGTCCTGCTCACGCTGTTCGTCGTGACCGAGGCGTCCGGCCGGCTCGTCGACGGTTGGTCGGAGGAAGGCACCGGTCTGGCGATCGTTCTCGCCGGCTGCGCCGTGTGGGGTTTCCGGATGGCGTTCCTGCGCCAGCGGCGACTGGTCGAGGCCGAGCGAGAGCTGAGCGCCCTCGCACTGGAGGAGGAGCGCACTCGGATCGCCCGAGACCTACACGACATCCTCGGCCATTCGCTCACGGTGATCTCGGTCAAGACCGAGCTCGCGGAGCGGCTGCTCGACGCCGACCCCGCGCGTACGAGAGCCGAGTTGGTCGACCTCGAACGCCTCGCTCGCGACGCGCTGGCCGACGTACGTTCGACCGCGGCCGGACTCCGTGGCGTCTCGCTGCCCGGCGAGATCGCGGCCGCCCGGGACGCGTTGGAGTCGGCCGGTATCGAGGCCGATCTGCCAACGGTGGCAGACGAGGTGCCGAGCCGCTGGCGGGAGCTGTTCGCTTGGACGATTCGCGAGTCGGTCACCAACGTCATCCGGCACAGTGGTGCCCGCCGCTGCCGAGTGCTGCTCACACCGCGGTCGGTGACGATCGAGGACGACGGTGTCGGCGTCGACACCATGCCATCCGAAGGCCGCGGCCTGCTCGGGCTTCGCGAGCGGACCCGGCTTGCGGGTGCGACCCTGACGACGGGACCGGCCGAGTCGGGTGTCGGCTTCGCGGTACGTGTGGAGGTGGCGGGATGA
- a CDS encoding ABC transporter permease, producing MTTPMIERRTPRLGGFSATFLRLELRRMLRNRRTMIFTLVMPAAFFLLFGTDSSYRTETTGSGNVTAWVMISMAVYGAMIATTSAGAMVSVERAVGWSRQLRLTPLNPVAYIAVKVLVAMSMGLVSIAVVCAVGLFAGADLPLGDLLTCALLAWVCSLVFAAFGLFMGYLLPSENVMQLLGPVLALMSFAGGLFVPVSEMGDTFATIAKLTPVYGVGELARWPLDPGGSLVVAVLNVAVWTALFIAGAAWRFRRDTARV from the coding sequence ATGACCACACCGATGATCGAACGTAGGACACCGCGGCTCGGTGGCTTCTCGGCAACCTTCCTTCGACTCGAGCTGCGGCGGATGTTGCGCAACCGCCGCACGATGATCTTCACGCTCGTCATGCCGGCCGCGTTCTTCTTGCTCTTCGGTACGGACAGTTCGTACCGCACGGAGACGACCGGATCGGGCAACGTCACCGCGTGGGTGATGATCTCGATGGCCGTCTACGGAGCAATGATCGCCACGACGAGCGCCGGCGCGATGGTCTCCGTCGAACGCGCCGTCGGATGGAGCCGGCAACTGCGGCTCACTCCGCTGAACCCGGTGGCGTACATCGCCGTCAAGGTCCTCGTCGCGATGTCGATGGGACTGGTCTCGATCGCAGTGGTCTGTGCAGTCGGCCTGTTCGCCGGAGCCGACCTGCCGCTCGGCGACCTGCTGACGTGTGCGCTGCTGGCCTGGGTGTGCTCGCTGGTGTTCGCCGCGTTCGGCTTGTTCATGGGCTACCTGCTGCCGAGCGAGAACGTCATGCAGCTCCTCGGTCCGGTGCTGGCGCTGATGTCGTTCGCCGGTGGCCTATTCGTACCCGTCAGCGAGATGGGCGACACGTTCGCGACGATCGCGAAGCTGACCCCGGTCTACGGCGTCGGTGAGCTCGCCAGGTGGCCGCTGGACCCCGGCGGCTCGCTGGTCGTCGCAGTGCTCAATGTCGCCGTCTGGACCGCGTTGTTCATCGCCGGCGCCGCGTGGCGGTTCCGCCGTGACACCGCCCGCGTCTGA
- a CDS encoding ABC transporter ATP-binding protein translates to MTRERTLPSFAVALDDATKRYASVTAVDQLSLTIRPGEVVALLGPNGAGKTTTIDLILGLQDPTVGAVSVYGMAPRKAVARGAVSAVMQTGGLLKEYTVGETVELTASLFEPARPVGEVLERAGIADIRDRLVGKCSGGQQQRLRFALALLPDPDLLILDEPTTGMDVEGRRDFWEAIRADSQRGRTTIFATHYLEEADAYADRIVFVRHGRVAADGTPAQIKSLASGRTLRATLPGADQSLLAAIPGVDSVDVRGDSVLLHAADADVAARYLLTQTSARDLEITSRNLEDAFIALTGDDAQDATHVGVPA, encoded by the coding sequence AGAGAACGTACCTTGCCGAGCTTCGCCGTCGCCCTCGATGACGCGACGAAGCGATACGCGTCTGTGACCGCTGTCGACCAACTCTCCCTGACGATTCGTCCGGGTGAGGTCGTTGCGCTGCTCGGCCCCAACGGCGCCGGCAAGACCACAACGATCGACCTGATCCTCGGACTCCAGGATCCGACAGTGGGTGCCGTCAGCGTCTACGGCATGGCGCCGCGCAAGGCGGTCGCACGGGGTGCGGTATCGGCGGTGATGCAGACCGGGGGGCTGCTCAAGGAGTACACCGTTGGCGAGACCGTCGAGCTGACGGCATCGCTGTTCGAGCCGGCGCGCCCGGTAGGTGAAGTCCTCGAGCGGGCCGGTATCGCCGATATCCGCGACCGTCTGGTCGGCAAGTGCTCCGGCGGGCAGCAGCAGCGACTGCGGTTCGCGCTCGCGCTGCTGCCCGATCCGGACCTGCTGATCCTCGATGAGCCCACCACAGGCATGGACGTCGAGGGTCGCCGCGACTTCTGGGAAGCGATCCGCGCCGACTCCCAGCGGGGACGTACGACGATCTTCGCAACGCATTACCTCGAGGAGGCGGATGCGTACGCCGATCGAATCGTGTTCGTACGGCATGGCCGAGTCGCCGCAGACGGCACTCCTGCGCAGATCAAGAGCCTCGCCTCGGGACGTACCCTGCGCGCGACACTGCCCGGCGCGGACCAGTCTCTGCTGGCGGCGATCCCCGGAGTCGACTCGGTCGACGTACGCGGTGACTCGGTGCTGCTCCATGCGGCCGATGCAGATGTCGCGGCGCGTTATCTGCTCACTCAGACCTCAGCGCGCGATCTGGAAATCACCTCGCGCAACCTCGAAGACGCGTTCATCGCGCTTACCGGCGATGACGCTCAGGATGCAACCCACGTTGGAGTTCCCGCATGA